Proteins from one Fusobacterium periodonticum 1_1_41FAA genomic window:
- the cbiT gene encoding precorrin-6Y C5,15-methyltransferase (decarboxylating) subunit CbiT — protein sequence MHIYDKEFTQTELPMTKQEIRAISIAKLMLKPNSILIDVGAGTGTIGIEAATYMPQGKVYAIEKEEKGLDTIKLNAEKFNLDNFELIHGKAPDAIPNIAYDRMFIGGSTGGLEEIINHFLTYAKDEAILVINCITLETQSKSLEILKEKGFKDIEVITVTVGRAKRVGPYTMMFGENPICIIKVIKRNK from the coding sequence ATGCACATATATGATAAAGAGTTTACTCAAACTGAGTTACCTATGACAAAACAAGAAATAAGAGCAATTTCTATTGCTAAACTTATGTTAAAACCAAATTCAATTTTAATAGATGTTGGAGCAGGAACTGGAACAATAGGAATAGAAGCAGCAACTTATATGCCACAAGGAAAAGTCTATGCAATAGAAAAGGAAGAAAAAGGTTTAGATACTATAAAGCTAAATGCTGAAAAATTTAATCTTGATAACTTTGAATTAATTCATGGTAAAGCACCTGATGCCATTCCAAATATTGCTTATGACAGAATGTTTATCGGTGGTTCAACTGGTGGATTGGAAGAAATTATAAATCACTTTTTAACTTATGCAAAAGATGAAGCCATACTAGTTATCAATTGTATTACTCTTGAAACTCAATCTAAATCTTTAGAAATACTAAAAGAAAAAGGTTTTAAAGATATCGAAGTTATAACAGTTACTGTCGGTAGAGCAAAAAGAGTGGGACCTTATACTATGATGTTTGGTGAAAACCCTATTTGTATAATTAAGGTTATCAAAAGAAATAAGTAA
- a CDS encoding NAD(P)-dependent oxidoreductase, producing MENKLKIIFLDRNTVGPFELKEIFSKYGEYTEFNLTNDDVASYLKDYDVVILNRIRLGKKEFEKAKHLKLVLLTGTGFNHIDLVAAKEHGVSIANVAGYSTNSVSQLTMTFLLNELTKVEKLSQKVKENKWNELSINMDNYYHVDTEDKILGILGYGNIGQKVAEYAKSFGMKVMVAKIPGRKYTDNSDNRYDLDEVLEKCDVFSIHAPLTDLTKDLINLDRMKKMKKSAIILNLGRGPIINEEDLYYALKNNIIASAATDVMTTEPPKNDCKLLELDNFTVTPHLAWKSQKSLERLFAAIENNLNLFLENKLIGVESK from the coding sequence ATGGAAAATAAGCTAAAAATTATATTTTTGGATAGAAATACAGTAGGTCCTTTTGAATTAAAAGAAATATTCTCAAAATATGGAGAATATACAGAGTTTAATCTTACAAATGATGATGTCGCTAGTTACTTAAAAGATTATGATGTTGTTATTCTAAATAGAATTAGACTAGGTAAAAAAGAATTTGAAAAAGCAAAACATTTAAAACTAGTTCTATTAACTGGAACAGGCTTTAACCATATAGATTTAGTTGCTGCAAAAGAACATGGAGTATCTATTGCCAATGTTGCTGGCTATTCAACTAATTCAGTATCTCAATTGACTATGACATTTCTATTAAATGAATTAACTAAAGTAGAAAAATTAAGTCAAAAAGTAAAAGAAAATAAATGGAATGAACTTTCTATCAATATGGATAATTACTATCATGTAGATACTGAAGATAAGATTTTAGGTATCTTAGGTTATGGAAATATTGGACAAAAAGTAGCAGAATATGCTAAAAGTTTTGGAATGAAAGTTATGGTTGCTAAAATTCCTGGAAGAAAGTATACAGATAATTCAGATAATAGATATGATTTAGATGAAGTCTTAGAAAAATGTGATGTATTCTCTATTCATGCACCATTGACTGATTTAACAAAAGATTTAATAAATTTGGATAGAATGAAAAAAATGAAGAAATCAGCAATAATTTTAAATCTAGGAAGAGGCCCTATAATAAATGAAGAAGATTTATACTATGCTTTGAAGAATAATATAATTGCCTCAGCTGCAACTGATGTTATGACAACAGAGCCTCCTAAAAATGATTGTAAATTACTTGAACTAGATAATTTTACAGTGACACCTCACTTGGCTTGGAAATCACAAAAAAGTTTAGAAAGACTTTTTGCAGCGATAGAAAATAATCTTAATTTATTTTTAGAAAATAAATTAATAGGTGTAGAAAGTAAATAG
- the cbiD gene encoding cobalt-precorrin-5B (C(1))-methyltransferase CbiD → MEEKELKNGYTTGTCATAAVKVALEALVYGKKATEVDITTLNYTNLKIPVQKLRVRNNFASCAIQKYAGDDPDVTNGISICAKVQLVKELPKVDRGAYYDNCVIIGGRGVGLVTKKGLQIAIGKSAINPGPQKMITTVVNEILSGIDEKAIITIYIPEGRAKALKTYNPKMGVIGGISVLGTTGIVKAMSEDALKKSMFAELKVMREDKNRDWVIFAFGNYGERHCEKIGLDTEQMIIISNFVGFMIEAAVKLEFKKIIMLGHIAKAIKVAGGIFNTHSRVADGRMETMASCAFLVDEKPEIIRKILFSNTIEEACDYIENNEIYHLIANRVAFKMQEYARADIEVSAAIFSFKGETIGESDNYQRMVGECGAIK, encoded by the coding sequence ATGGAAGAAAAAGAATTAAAAAATGGTTATACAACTGGAACATGTGCAACAGCAGCTGTAAAAGTTGCTTTGGAAGCACTTGTCTATGGTAAAAAAGCCACTGAAGTTGATATAACTACATTGAATTACACAAATTTAAAAATACCAGTTCAAAAATTAAGAGTTAGAAATAATTTTGCAAGTTGTGCCATACAAAAATATGCAGGTGATGACCCTGATGTTACTAATGGAATAAGTATTTGTGCTAAGGTACAATTAGTAAAAGAACTTCCAAAAGTTGATAGAGGAGCCTATTATGATAACTGTGTAATTATTGGTGGTAGAGGAGTTGGACTTGTAACAAAAAAAGGTTTACAAATAGCTATTGGAAAATCAGCTATCAATCCTGGGCCACAAAAGATGATAACAACTGTTGTAAATGAAATTCTAAGTGGCATTGATGAAAAGGCTATAATAACAATCTATATTCCTGAAGGTAGAGCCAAGGCATTAAAGACATATAATCCTAAAATGGGAGTTATAGGTGGAATATCAGTTCTAGGTACAACTGGAATAGTTAAGGCTATGAGTGAAGATGCCTTAAAAAAATCTATGTTTGCTGAACTTAAAGTTATGAGAGAAGATAAAAATAGAGATTGGGTTATCTTTGCCTTTGGTAACTATGGAGAAAGACATTGTGAAAAAATTGGACTAGATACAGAGCAGATGATTATTATAAGTAACTTTGTTGGTTTTATGATAGAAGCTGCTGTGAAGTTAGAGTTTAAGAAAATAATAATGTTAGGACATATTGCAAAAGCAATTAAAGTTGCAGGGGGTATTTTTAACACTCATAGTAGGGTGGCAGATGGCAGAATGGAAACTATGGCCTCTTGTGCTTTCCTTGTTGATGAAAAACCTGAGATAATCAGAAAAATTTTATTTTCAAATACTATTGAAGAAGCCTGTGACTATATTGAAAATAATGAAATTTATCATTTAATTGCAAATAGAGTTGCCTTTAAAATGCAAGAATATGCAAGAGCTGATATAGAGGTATCGGCTGCAATATTCTCATTCAAAGGAGAGACTATTGGAGAAAGTGATAACTATCAAAGAATGGTTGGTGAATGTGGTGCAATCAAATAA
- the cbiE gene encoding precorrin-6y C5,15-methyltransferase (decarboxylating) subunit CbiE: MITIKEWLVNVVQSNKINVVGLGPGNIKYLSTSGIECIKEAEIIVGSTRQLSDLKAIISEKQEIYILGKLAELIAYLKENIERKITIIVSGDTGYYSLVPYLSKNLSKDILNIIPNISSYQYLFSKLGENWQNFRLASVHGREFDYVKNIDDKDIAGLVLLTDDIQNPYEVSKNLYNNGIRNLTVIVGENLSYDNEKITILEIEDYEKLNRKFDMNVLVLKKGENYGK, encoded by the coding sequence GTGATAACTATCAAAGAATGGTTGGTGAATGTGGTGCAATCAAATAAAATAAATGTGGTTGGTTTAGGACCTGGGAATATAAAATATCTTTCTACTTCTGGAATTGAATGTATAAAAGAAGCAGAAATTATAGTTGGTAGCACAAGACAACTTTCAGATTTAAAAGCTATTATTTCTGAGAAACAAGAAATATATATTTTAGGAAAATTAGCTGAGCTTATAGCTTATTTAAAAGAAAATATAGAAAGAAAAATAACAATTATAGTTTCAGGAGATACAGGTTACTATAGCTTAGTTCCTTATCTATCAAAGAATTTATCTAAAGATATTTTAAATATCATTCCTAATATCTCATCTTATCAATACCTATTTTCAAAATTAGGTGAAAATTGGCAAAATTTTAGATTAGCAAGTGTACATGGTAGAGAATTTGACTATGTTAAAAATATAGATGATAAGGATATTGCTGGTTTAGTTTTACTTACAGATGATATTCAAAATCCTTATGAAGTTTCTAAAAATCTATATAATAATGGAATTAGAAATTTAACTGTTATAGTTGGAGAAAATTTATCTTATGATAATGAAAAAATAACTATTTTAGAAATTGAGGATTATGAAAAATTAAATAGAAAATTTGATATGAATGTTCTAGTTTTAAAAAAGGGAGAAAACTATGGAAAATAA